Proteins encoded in a region of the Streptomyces sp. NBC_00310 genome:
- a CDS encoding urease subunit beta → MIPGEILFAEDPIVYNEGREVTRLTVLNAADRPVQVGSHYHFAEANPGLEFDRAAARGKRLNVAAGTAVRFEPGIPVDVELVPLTGARVVPGLRGETGGALDA, encoded by the coding sequence ATGATTCCCGGAGAGATCCTCTTCGCCGAGGACCCGATCGTCTACAACGAGGGCCGTGAGGTCACCCGGCTCACCGTTCTCAACGCCGCCGACCGGCCCGTCCAGGTCGGCTCCCACTACCACTTCGCCGAGGCCAACCCCGGCCTGGAGTTCGACCGCGCCGCCGCGCGCGGCAAGCGGCTGAACGTCGCCGCCGGCACCGCCGTGCGCTTCGAGCCCGGGATCCCCGTCGACGTCGAACTCGTCCCGCTCACCGGCGCCCGTGTCGTGCCCGGCCTGCGCGGGGAGACCGGAGGTGCCCTCGATGCCTGA
- a CDS encoding urease subunit gamma: MQLTPHEQERLLIHVAADVAEKRRARGLKLNHPEAVALITAHILEGARDGRTVAELMASGRQLLTRDDVMEGIPEMIHDVQVEATFPDGTKLVTVHDPIV; encoded by the coding sequence GTGCAACTGACCCCGCACGAGCAGGAGAGGCTGCTGATCCATGTGGCGGCCGACGTGGCGGAGAAGCGCCGGGCCCGCGGGCTGAAGCTGAACCACCCCGAGGCCGTCGCGCTCATCACCGCGCACATCCTCGAAGGCGCGCGGGACGGCCGTACGGTCGCCGAACTCATGGCGTCCGGGCGGCAGTTGCTCACCCGGGACGACGTCATGGAGGGCATCCCCGAGATGATCCACGACGTTCAGGTCGAGGCGACCTTCCCGGACGGCACCAAGCTCGTCACCGTCCACGACCCGATCGTCTGA